The following proteins are co-located in the Megalobrama amblycephala isolate DHTTF-2021 linkage group LG12, ASM1881202v1, whole genome shotgun sequence genome:
- the mtmr3 gene encoding myotubularin-related protein 3 isoform X3 — protein sequence MEEEGQQSLECIQANQIFPRKPPVLEEDDLQVPFPELHGEFTEYVGRAEDAVIAMSSYRLHIKFKESVVNNCSCEVSVPLQLIESVECRDMFQLHITCKDCKVVRCQFSTFEQCQEWLKRLSAAVRPPSRIEELFSFAFHAWCVDLYTGEKEQHGDLCRPGDHVTSRFHNEVERMGFDTQNAWRVSEINNKYKLCSSYPQLLLVPAWITDKELENVAAFRSWKRIPAVVYRHQSTGAVIARCGQPEVSWWGWRNADDEHLVQSIARACAVDSSTCKGVSNGSFSREYINGADLSDVDFDSSMTNSSEVETLAIQARKLLILDARSYAAAVANRAKGGGCECPEYYPNCEVVFMGMANIHSIRKSFQSLRFLCTQMPDPANWLSALESTKWLQHLSLLLKASLLVVNAVDRDQRPVLVHCSDGWDRTPQIVALAKLLLDPYYRTIEGFQVLVETEWLDFGHKFADRCGHGENAEDLNERCPVFLQWLDCVHQLQRQFPCSFEFNEAFLVKLVQHTYSCLFGTFLCNSGKEREDRHIQERTCSVWSLLRAANRSFRNMLYSSHSETVLHPVCHVRNLLLWTAVYLPSSSPTTPSDDSCAPYPAPGANPEDQPLGRRPKTRSFDNLPSACEVGNPLTSNRRSSDPSLNEKWQDHRRSLELNIGTGVEGAVSPDSDERVNGQNVVGIMETLTSGGTENGEGLGDVRLPMMEGVDEAELTVGVAMGQMENILQEATKDESAPDSRRDAKTDHTNRQIDDIAHSEEGSSGIDDAQESKIKSLGDGNVNGHCSEDGNSEASSAISQDTSGNQDSEEVALEKCMIQEHNPSCSTTNFPSNGLRTLSNGHGVERPPGREVVEQRLSLLESSTETLTEDFGVRPESLAPLIIPPPLKALAESSCLKQGLRAAADPQGAPRTLNNNPKRPSLSAFPPSTDLLHSVCNGDSPDPEPSTPRTNGERATLSRQVSLASCGSLTLHARGTCSHHRCLHLGFLGRPSFSPPEPPSARNHLDDDGLTLHTDAVQQRLRQIEAGHQLEVEALKRQVQELWSRLESHQAAGMLRLNGDMGDEVTSIADSDFNLEPNCLSRCSTELFSEASWEQVDKQDTETLDLLHRCMEKEYKVTRWYPDHLAAQCYGCERGFWLATRKHHCRNCGNVFCASCCDQKIPVPSQQLFEPSRVCRSCFSNLQAPATALEIELDKPITASSN from the exons ATG GAGGAGGAGGGGCAGCAGAGTTTGGAGTGCATCCAGGCCAATCAGATCTTCCCTCGCAAGCCCCCTGTCCTGGAGGAAGATGATCTTCAG GTGCCCTTCCCAGAGCTGCATGGAGAGTTTACGGAGTACGTGGGCAGGGCGGAAGATGCCGTCATCGCCATGTCCAGCTACCGCCTGCACATCAAGTTCAAAGAGTCTGTTGTTAAT AATTGTTCGTGTGAGGTGTCA GTTCCCCTGCAGCTGATAGAAAGTGTAGAATGTCGGGACATGTTCCAACTGCACATTACCTGCAAAGACTGCAAGGTCGTCAG GTGTCAGTTTTCAACATTTGAGCAGTGTCAGGAGTGGCTGAAGAGGCTGAGCGCAGCGGTCCGTCCTCCGTCCCGGATAGAGGAGCTGTTTTCTTTCGCCTTTCACGCGTGGTGCGTGGACCTGTACACAGGAGAGAAGGAGCAGCATGGAGATCTGTGTAGGCCAG GTGATCATGTGACGTCACGTTTCCATAACGAGGTGGAGCGGATGGGCTTCGACACTCAGAACGCCTGGAGAGTATCTGAGATCAACAACAAGTACAA GTTGTGTTCCAGCTACCCTCAACTGCTGCTGGTTCCAGCCTGGATTACTGATAAAGAGCTGGAGAATGTGGCGGCCTTCCGCTCCTGGAAGAGGATTCCGGCCGTGGTTTATAG GCACCAGAGCACAGGGGCAGTGATCGCTCGCTGCGGTCAGCCTGAGGTCAGCTGGTGGGGCTGGAGGAATGCAGATGATGAGCACCTGGTGCAGTCCATCGCCAGAGCCTGTGCCGTGGACAGCAGCACCTGTAAAGGCGTCTCCAATGGCTCCTTCTCCCGCGAGTACATTAACGGAGCTGACCTCTCAGATGTGGACTTTG ACTCATCCATGACTAACAGCTCAGAGGTGGAGACACTGGCCATCCAAGCTCGAAAGCTTTTGATCCTGGACGCCCGGTCATACGCTGCTGCCGTAGCCAACAGAGCCAAAGGTGGAGGATGTGAATGCCCAG AGTACTACCCTAACTGTGAGGTGGTGTTTATGGGTATGGCCAACATCCATTCCATCCGCAAGAGTTTCCAGTCTCTGCGCTTCCTCTGCACCCAAATGCCCGATCCAGCCAA CTGGCTATCTGCTCTGGAGAGCACAAAGTGGCTGCAGCATCTGTCCCTCCTGCTCAAGGCGTCTCTCCTCGTTGTTAACGCCGTGGACCGCGACCAAAGGCCCGTACTGGTGCACTGCTCAGACGGCTGGGATCGCACCCCTCAGATAGTGGCGCTGGCCAAACTCCTGCTAGACCCGTACTACCGCACTATTGAG GGTTTTCAGGTGCTGGTTGAGACTGAGTGGTTGGACTTCGGTCACAAGTTCGCAGACCGCTGTGGTCACGGAGAGAACGCTGAAGACTTGAACGAGAGATGTCCTGTCTTCCTGCAGTGGTTAGACTGTGTGCACCAGCTCCAAAGACAGTTCCCATGTTCCTTTGAGTTCAATGAAGCCTTTCTG GTGAAGCTTGTGCAGCACACATACTCGTGTCTGTTCGGGACGTTCCTGTGTAACAGCGGGAAGGAGAGAGAGGACAGACACATCCAGGAAAGAACCTGCTCCGTGTGGTCTCTCCTCAGAGCTGCCAACCGCTCCTTCAGAAACATGCTGTACTCCTCTCATTCAGAGACC GTGCTTCATCCTGTGTGTCACGTACGCAATCTCTTGTTATGGACAGCAGTTTACCTGCCCAGCTCTTCACCCACAACCCCTTCAGATGACTCCTGTGCCCCCTACCCCGCACCTGGTGCCAACCCTGAGGACCAGCCCCTGGGAAG GCGTCCTAAAACCCGCTCGTTTGATAACTTGCCCAGCGCTTGTGAAGTCGGAAACCCTCTGACTTCCAATCGACGTTCCAGCGACCCCAGTTTGAATGAGAAATGGCAGGACCATCGCAGGTCTCTGGAGCTCAACATTGGGACAGGGGTTGAAGGTGCTGTATCTCCAGATTCAGACGAGAGGGTCAACGGACAAAACGTGGTGGGGATTATGGAAACATTGACCAGTGGGGGAACAGAGAATGGGGAGGGGCTTGGGGATGTCAGATTGCCAATGATGGAGGGGGTTGACGAGGCGGAGCTGACAGTGGGTGTGGCTATGGGTCAAATGGAGAACATTCTCCAGGAAGCTACAAAAGACGAGTCTGCTCCAGATAGTCGCAGAGATGCAAAGACAGACCACACTAACAGACAGATTGATGATATTGCACATTCAGAAGAGGGTAGCAGTGGTATTGATGATGCTCAGGAGAGCAAAATTAAAAGCCTTGGAGATGGAAATGTCAATGGACATTGTTCAGAAGATGGTAATTCTGAAGCATCTTCTGCTATCAGCCAGGATACCTCGGGAAACCAAGACTCAGAGGAAGTAGCCCTTGAGAAATGCATGATACAAGAACACAACCCTTCTTGTAGCACGACTAATTTCCCTTCCAATGGCCTCAGGACTCTGAGTAACGGCCATGGAGTCGAGAGACCACCAGGACGAGAAGTCGTTGAACAGCGTCTTTCTCTTTTGGAGAGCTCCACAGAGACGCTTACGGAGGACTTCGGCGTTCGTCCGGAGAGTCTGGCACCCTTAATTATTCCGCCACCTCTCAAAGCCCTCGCCGAATCGTCGTGCCTCAAACAGGGTCTCCGCGCAGCAGCCGACCCACAAGGCGCTCCCAGGACTTTAAACAACAACCCTAAACGGCCGTCTCTCAGTGCCTTTCCGCCTTCCACTGACCTCCTCCACTCCGTGTGTAACGGAGACTCCCCCGACCCCGAGCCCTCCACGCCGCGCACAAATGGGGAACGGGCCACACTTAGCCGACAGGTGTCACTCGCCAGCTGTGGCTCGCTGACTCTCCACGCACGGGGCACCTGCTCCCACCATCGCTGCCTGCACTTGGGGTTTCTGGGCCGGCCGAGCTTCAGCCCTCCAGAGCCCCCTTCAGCCCGGAACCATCTCGACGATGACGGGTTGACCCTGCACACGGACGCCGTGCAGCAGAGGCTGCGGCAGATCGAAGCAGGTCACCAGCTGGAGGTGGAAGCTCTGAAAAGGCAGGTACAGGAGCTCTGGAGCCGTCTGGAGAGCCATCAGGCCGCTGGGATGCTGCGACTCAACGGAGACATGGGAGATGAAGTG ACCTCAATCGCAGACTCCGACTTCAACCTGGAGCCCAACTGTCTGTCCCGCTGCAGCACTGAACTCTTTTCTGAGGCCAGCTGGGAGCAGGTGGACAAGCAGGACACTGAG ACTTTGGATTTGTTGCACCGGTGTATGGAGAAAGAATATAAG GTGACCCGGTGGTACCCGGACCATCTGGCTGCTCAGTGCTACGGCTGTGAGAGAGGATTCTGGCTGGCCACTAGAAAGCACCACTGCAG gaattgtgggaatgtgtTCTGTGCCAGCTGTTGCGATCAGAAGATCCCGGTGCCAAGCCAGCAGTTGTTCGAGCCCAGTCGTGTGTGTAGGTCGTGTTTCAGCAACCTGCAGGCTCCTGCGACGGCTCTGGAGATCGAGCTGGACAAACCCATCACGGCCAGCTCCAACTGA